A stretch of the Nicotiana tabacum cultivar K326 chromosome 6, ASM71507v2, whole genome shotgun sequence genome encodes the following:
- the LOC107772770 gene encoding bidirectional sugar transporter SWEET12-like, with protein MAISGHWAFAFGVLGNIVSFIVFLSPLPTFYKIYKKKSTEGYQSIPYVIALFSSMLWIYYAFLKTNTTLLITINSFGVFIETIYVGFYLFYAPKKARIQTVKMLFLTVVGGFGAIILIAQFLFKGVARGQVVGWVCLVFSLCVFVAPLCIVRKVIKTKSVEYMPLLLSVFLTLSAVMWFFYGLLLKDINIAAPNILGFIFGILQIVLYVIYNKKEKHILKEQNLPELQNHVIILDDNKKLPELTEEQKIDIMKLSKLVSSLHENASAAAKEENLPKLQSVQA; from the exons ATGGCTATTTCTGGTCACTGGGCATTTGCTTTTGGTGTCCTTG GAAATATTGTCTCGTTTATTGTTTTCCTCTCTCCACT GCCTACATTTTACAAAATTTACAAGAAGAAATCAACAGAAGGGTATCAGTCAATTCCGTATGTGATTGCTCTATTCAGTTCCATGCTTTGGATTTACTATGCATTTCTCAAGACCAACACTACACTCCTCATCACTATAAACTCCTTTGGGGTCTTCATTGAAACTATCTATGTTGGCTTTTACCTTTTCTATGCACCAAAGAAAGCCAGG ATCCAAACTGTGAAGATGCTGTTTTTAACagtggttggtggatttggtGCAATAATCCTCATTGCTCAGTTTCTATTCAAAGGTGTCGCTCGTGGCCAAGTGGTTGGATGGGTTTGCCTTGTTTTCTCCTTATGCGTGTTTGTCGCGCCATTATGTATAGTG AGAAAAGTTATTAAAACAAAGAGTGTGGAATACATGCCACTTCTCCTATCAGTTTTTCTCACATTAAGTGCAGTGATGTGGTTCTTCTATGGTCTTCTACTTAAAGACATTAACATTGCT GCTCCAAACATATTAGGATTCATCTTTGGTATTCTCCAAATTGTGCTCTATGTAATATATAACAAGAAAGAGAAGCACATCCTTAAGGAGCAGAATCTTCCTGAGCTACAAAATCATGTCATAATCTTGGATGATAACAAGAAGCTTCCAGAACTAACTGAAGAACAGAAAATTGACATTATGAAGCTTAGTAAATTGGTTTCAAGTTTGCATGAAAATGCATCTGCAGCAGCTAAAGAAGAGAACCTGCCCAAGCTACAATCTGTACAGGCCTAA